A section of the Methanocaldococcus sp. FS406-22 genome encodes:
- a CDS encoding RNA-guided endonuclease TnpB family protein, with translation MKVITRIYIYDNRVKNITSFIIQLAHFRNMLIILIHKLKEQLGYYPNNEALLYSLLAEKLNLKRTKDKNKIEKLNKLLEIIKSDNFLSELLNSMKKLKNELNNNPALQSIIRQVCKDFKSYRKAYEEYLANSNKFTGKPKPPKAKKLKNIDKFTIELNKMSFKVNNKILHVKLHKNKQIRIKLPEFIKKPSSIRITYYLGFAYVDIVHDKYIGELKPLSNYKAGIDLGVENFATIVSTNDNIPSIVIKSSHLKAFNQWYNKLLAKLRSRIDKVKNLLKENSEDKNLLSELEVLTRRIRKLHLYRKKWMENVAHQVSKAIALYLHKTGHDKVFIGKNILEAKNGSNLSKRVNQNFVQIPFRLFIDKLAYKLKWFGIKLVEVDESFTSKSSCVSDDIIEIQKSKGKVSMSGDRICRGLYFDKVINLIFHADVNGAFNILRVGLKRKRLFKKIDRIAKVKLCRPKTVRLFEFCRVVLGNLCPPNWAVEVGLSR, from the coding sequence ATGAAGGTAATCACCAGAATCTACATCTATGACAATCGAGTAAAAAACATAACCTCCTTTATCATACAATTAGCACACTTTCGAAACATGTTAATAATTCTAATCCACAAGTTAAAAGAGCAATTAGGATATTATCCAAATAACGAGGCATTACTGTATTCGTTATTAGCTGAGAAACTAAACTTAAAAAGAACAAAGGACAAAAACAAAATTGAAAAACTAAACAAGTTGTTAGAAATTATAAAATCCGATAACTTTTTATCCGAATTATTAAACAGTATGAAAAAACTAAAAAACGAATTAAACAACAATCCTGCCCTTCAATCGATTATAAGGCAGGTTTGCAAGGATTTCAAATCTTATCGAAAAGCTTATGAAGAATACTTAGCAAACTCAAATAAATTCACTGGAAAACCGAAACCTCCAAAAGCCAAAAAACTAAAAAATATCGATAAATTTACTATCGAATTAAACAAAATGAGTTTTAAGGTAAATAATAAAATCTTACACGTTAAACTTCATAAGAACAAGCAAATTCGAATAAAACTACCAGAGTTTATTAAAAAACCAAGCAGTATTCGAATCACATACTACTTAGGATTTGCTTATGTTGATATAGTTCATGATAAGTACATCGGAGAGTTAAAGCCATTAAGTAATTATAAAGCTGGAATCGATTTAGGAGTTGAGAATTTTGCAACAATCGTTTCTACTAACGATAATATCCCATCTATTGTAATAAAATCCTCTCATCTTAAAGCATTCAACCAATGGTATAATAAACTATTAGCAAAACTTAGGAGTCGAATTGATAAGGTTAAAAACTTATTAAAAGAAAATTCAGAGGATAAGAATCTATTATCGGAATTAGAAGTTTTAACAAGGAGGATTAGAAAATTACATTTATATCGAAAGAAGTGGATGGAAAACGTGGCTCATCAAGTATCGAAGGCTATTGCTCTCTATCTGCATAAAACAGGGCATGATAAGGTTTTTATCGGTAAGAATATTTTAGAGGCTAAGAATGGCAGTAATTTGAGTAAAAGAGTCAATCAAAATTTTGTCCAAATACCGTTTAGGTTGTTTATCGATAAGTTGGCTTATAAGCTTAAATGGTTTGGAATTAAATTGGTAGAAGTGGATGAGAGCTTTACCTCTAAGTCAAGTTGTGTTTCTGATGATATTATCGAAATACAAAAAAGTAAAGGAAAAGTCTCCATGTCGGGAGACAGAATATGTAGAGGATTATATTTTGATAAAGTTATAAATCTAATATTTCATGCAGACGTTAATGGAGCTTTCAATATTTTGAGAGTCGGTTTAAAGAGGAAGAGGTTGTTTAAGAAAATCGATAGGATTGCTAAGGTTAAACTCTGTCGTCCTAAGACTGTTAGGTTGTTTGAGTTTTGTAGGGTTGTGTTAGGCAACCTCTGCCCCCCAAATTGGGCGGTGGAGGTTGGTCTGTCCCGTTAA
- a CDS encoding NAD(P)/FAD-dependent oxidoreductase, giving the protein MRIGIVGAGLGGLLAGALLSKNHEVVVFEKLPFLGGRFTNLEYEGFQLTTGALHMIPHGNDGYLAQALRKAGANVKIVNSEPDGTFLVNGKEYLYRELFSLLGFKEKAKAIALATKLKLGKVDKNISFGEFLEDVDLALKVGNAFTGWALSLTAYETPMSEIIEIAKNYHKFGGPGIPIGGCKAVIDELSRIIKNNNGRIIKEYEVKSIEIDEKAYIDDYEFDVVVSNISPVETQKLCNIKFLKSKPKPSKGIKISIATKEGIIKHSGVLFTPECERINGLNQVTNVDKSLAPEGWHLVMTHQTQLTNNIKKEIDLGLEDIENLFKGKDYRILHIQSYRDDWPVNHASNGTDIDNIVNDKLYLVGDGAKGRGGIEVEGIAMGVLKVVNYIA; this is encoded by the coding sequence ATGAGAATTGGTATTGTTGGAGCTGGATTGGGAGGTTTATTGGCTGGAGCTTTGTTATCCAAGAATCATGAGGTTGTTGTATTTGAAAAACTTCCATTTTTGGGAGGGAGATTTACAAACTTAGAGTATGAGGGATTTCAACTAACAACAGGAGCTTTACATATGATACCACATGGAAATGATGGTTATTTAGCTCAAGCATTAAGAAAGGCAGGAGCTAATGTAAAAATTGTAAATTCAGAACCAGATGGGACATTTTTAGTTAATGGAAAAGAGTATCTATATAGAGAGCTATTTTCACTCTTAGGATTTAAAGAGAAAGCAAAAGCAATTGCCTTAGCTACAAAATTAAAGTTAGGGAAGGTTGATAAAAATATCTCATTTGGAGAGTTTTTGGAGGATGTTGATTTAGCTCTAAAAGTAGGAAATGCATTTACTGGATGGGCTTTGAGTCTAACAGCTTACGAAACACCAATGAGTGAAATTATAGAGATAGCTAAAAACTACCACAAATTTGGAGGACCAGGAATCCCTATAGGAGGGTGTAAGGCAGTTATTGATGAGCTTTCAAGAATTATCAAAAACAACAATGGAAGAATTATTAAAGAATATGAGGTTAAAAGCATTGAGATTGATGAAAAAGCTTATATTGATGACTATGAATTTGATGTGGTTGTAAGCAACATCTCTCCCGTTGAAACACAAAAACTCTGCAACATTAAATTTTTAAAATCAAAACCAAAGCCATCTAAAGGAATAAAGATAAGCATAGCCACAAAAGAGGGGATTATAAAGCATAGTGGTGTTTTATTTACACCAGAATGTGAGAGAATAAACGGATTAAACCAGGTAACTAATGTAGATAAATCCTTAGCCCCTGAAGGATGGCATTTAGTCATGACTCACCAAACACAACTAACCAACAATATAAAAAAGGAAATTGATTTAGGATTAGAAGATATTGAGAATCTCTTTAAAGGAAAAGATTATAGAATATTGCATATTCAATCGTATAGGGATGACTGGCCTGTAAATCATGCCTCAAATGGAACTGATATTGACAATATTGTTAATGATAAGCTTTATTTGGTTGGAGATGGAGCCAAAGGAAGAGGTGGAATTGAAGTTGAAGGTATAGCTATGGGAGTTTTAAAGGTTGTTAATTATATAGCCTAA